Proteins from a single region of Drosophila biarmipes strain raj3 chromosome 3R, RU_DBia_V1.1, whole genome shotgun sequence:
- the LOC108025136 gene encoding prolyl 4-hydroxylase subunit alpha-2 gives MSPGVLLPKDQFTSKHNHVMAVSPWPLILLLLLGCASLKVLDEKRIRGVLSLERDLLHTLRGYAEKLEEKISLINNSLDEYIDEIEEAKQDPEEYLSNPLNAFRLIRHMHQDWVGWQVYMEEQVGPEQVARMERLLPKLPQRGAFKKAAKDVHSLTRFYGYEPAELVAENEIKSPLHLSPLDCYHLGMELYEEHDYLGAAKWLQVAAQNYTRSRYSDLFHLLGAPRWQVFRDLGRTLFKLNRQSAYAAYDSALRLNPQNVHLMQEIGQMELFSLRDPMEPILDPEPNATLLESHCRGDITPQQGQLKCEVNTWVHLFLEFAPLKYEELIQEPYTIVYPASVYEEEIRHIEDAYEQCPPSAQFELKRGINGCSVSDGYSPVLKTINERILDMTGVEETFGTFYIVEYAQLTTFDPFKLFRNSSKFRKLNAKNLDNLDATVIIFLKDVALGGAITIPNGGLFVQPKKGNVLITFQNKELPTTVCPNIAGSGLVMIKFIFKKEE, from the exons ATGAGTCCAGGTGTTCTTCTTCCCAAAGATCAGTTTACTTCGAAGCACAACCACGTCATGGCTGTGTCACCTTGGCCGCTGattctgctgctcctcctgggCTGCGCCAGCTTGAAGGTCCTCGACGAGAAGCGGATTCGGGGAGTGCTGAGCCTGGAACGCGATCTCCTGCACACCCTCCGTGGATATGCCGAGAAGCTGGAGGAGAAGATCAGCCTAATAAACAA TTCCCTGGATGAGTACATCGACGAGATAGAAGAGGCCAAGCAGGACCCGGAGGAGTACCTGTCCAATCCGCTGAACGCCTTCCGGTTGATCAGGCACATGCACCAGGATTGGGTCGGCTGGCAGGTGTACATGGAGGAGCAGGTGGGTCCCGAGCAGGTGGCGAGGATGGAGCGCCTCCTGCCAAAGCTTCCTCAAAGGGGGGCCTTCAAGAAGGCGGCCAAGGATGTCCACAGCCTGACCCGATTCTACGGCTACGAACCCGCTGAGCTGGTGGCCGAAAACGAGATAAAGAG CCCCCTCCATCTCTCGCCTCTGGACTGCTATCACTTGGGAATGGAGCTCTACGAGGAGCACGACTACCTGGGAGCAGCCAAGTGGTTGCAGGTGGCTGCCCAGAACTACACCCGCTCGCGATACAGTGATCTCTTCCACCTCCTGGGGGCTCCACGCTGGCAGGTCTTTCGGGATCTCGGCCGAACCCTTTTCAAGCTGA ACCGGCAGTCCGCCTATGCGGCATACGATTCGGCACTTCGGTTGAACCCCCAGAACGTCCACCTCATGCAGGAGATTGGCCAAATGGAGCTGTTCAGTCTGAGGGACCCCATGGAACCCATTCTTGATCCTGAGCCCAACGCCACCCTCCTGGAGAGCCATTGTCGAGGCGACATTACTCCACAGCAGGGTCAGCTGAAGTGCGAGGTCAACACCTGGGTCCATTTGTTCCTGGAATTCGCTCCCCTTAAGTACGAGGAACTCATCCAGGAGCCGTACACCATCGTTTACCCGGCAAGTGTCTACGAGGAGGAGATAAGGCACATCGAGGACGCCTACGAACAATGTCCGCCGAGCGCCCAATTCGAGCTGAAAAGGGGCATCAACGGGTGTTCGGTCTCCGATGGATACAGTCCGGTGCTGAAGACCATCAACGAGAGGATCCTGGACATGACGGGAGTGGAGGAGACCTTTGGCACCTTCTACATAGTCGAATACGCCCAGCTGACGACCTTCGATCCCTTCAAACTTTTTAGGAACTCCAGTAAG TTCCGAAAACTAAACGCTAAAAATTTGGATAATCTCGATGCCACTGTAATAATATTT CTGAAGGACGTGGCCTTGGGCGGGGCCATAACCATTCCGAATGGAGGTCTCTTTGTGCAACCCAAGAAGGGCAATGTGCTGATCACCTTCCAAAATAAGGAGCTCCCCACTACGGTTTGTCCCAACATCGCGGGTAGCGGACTAG TTATGATCAAGTTTATTTTCAAGAAAGAGGAGTAA